Part of the Streptomyces sp. NBC_00457 genome, GTTCACCATGCGCGGGAGGCCGATGGAGGCGAGCTTGTCCTGGAACTGCCAGCGCAGGGTCGGTGTGAGCCCGTCCGTGGAGACCTTGAGGCCGCCGTCGAGGGCCTTGCGCACGGAGTCGCCGCTCACCTCGCCGTCGCCAAGCGACTCCACGACCGCCTTGAACACGGTGTAGGCGATCCATGTGGTCTGCACGCCGACATCCCCGGTGTCGATGCGGTTGTCGCCGAACGCGTGCTTGTTGATGACCTGCTTCATCTCGTCCCACCGCTTGTCGGTGGAGACCGGGTACCAGCCCGTGATGAACGACCCCTCGTACGGCGACGAGGCACCGCCGCTCTGGTTGATCACCGACTGGTCGACGCTGCCGAGCACGGTGCCCGCCCGTACGTCGGGGTAGTCCGCGCGGGCACGCCGGAAGGAGTCCATGAAGGTGCTGGTGCGGTCGCCGAGGGCGGGCACCACACAGCCGGTTTCCGCCGAGTCGGCGGTGGCGTACTCGAGGGCCCGCTCGGCCGGGGCCGAGTACTCGGTGGCGTCGTCCTTGGCCAGCTGATTGCCGGTCGGCGCGTGTCCGCCCGCCTTCAGGCCGGAGTTGAGCATCGGGGGCAGCTCGTCACCCGCGATGGTGTCGGGCCGGACCAGGGCGACGCGCCCGCAGTTCTTGGCGAGCGCCTGCCCGAGGCCGGCCAGCAGGGCGGGCTGGCCGCCGTTGACCGGGTACGACAGCGGGCTGGTGAACTCCGACTCGGTGAGGCCGTAGCCGCCGATGTACGGGATGCCCGCGCCCTCCAGGGGCGGGAAGAACGAGTCGGAGTACTGGCTGTAGGAGCCGACGACCGCGACGACGTTCTCCTTGACCGCGCGCCGGCCGCAGTTGGCCGCGTCCACGGTGTCGTTGTGGTCGTTGCAGATCAGGACCTTGAGCTTGTGGCCGTTGATGCCGCCGCTTGCGTTGACCCAGCGCGCGTAGGCGAGGGCGAGGGCGGGCATGCCGGGCTTGTTCGTGGCGCCCGTCTCACTCGGCGCCCAGGTCATGACGGTGATGGTGTCGTCCCCGGCGCCCCCCGAGACACCGGGGACGACCCCGCAACCGACGGCGAGCGACGCACACGCGACCAGGGCCGCCGCTCTGCGGACGGTGCTTCTGACGGGTCGGGTGAAGGTGGGGAGGTCGGTCTTGCGGTGGTGGCGCCTGCCGGTCATGGACACGCACGATTCCGCCACATCACTAACCCGGGAGTGACCCTCGGTCAACGGTAGGTGACGGCGAGGTGAATTACGGGGGTCCCTGAGCGTCGTATGAGAAAGAACGTACGATCGGTGACCGTGCAAGGTTCGGAGAACTCTTCCCGTCGCGGCCGTCGCTCCTCCACCATGGGCGGCATGCCACTGAATGACATGCCGTGGTGGCGCTGGCGCAGCAATGTGCGCTCCGCGCTGCACATGCTTTCCGATCCGGTGTTCCAGCGAGAGGTCTGGCTCGCCGGAGTCGACGGGTACGGAGACGTCACCGACGCCGTGTACCGCCTGGTCGAGGACACCTGGCTGGACAACTGGTCCGCCGAGAAATACGTGGGCACGATCTTCCGGGACTCCCAGGAGGCGGCGCTCGTCGACACCGCCGTCCTGCGTGTGCTGCGGATCATGCACCAGGTCGGGCCGGATGCCCCGGTCTCCGCCTACCTCGAGAACCAGGCGTGGCCGGAGGCCGTACGGGCGGCCCGGGACGCACACGTGCGCCTCGCGGCGAGTGACGGGGACGACCCTGACACGCCTCCCCGGAGTCTCGAGGTGCTGCAGATCATGACGAGGTCCGCGTAGCGGACGGGGGCCGCCGGGGCTGGGCCGATATGCGACCCTGTCCTGCATGAACGAGCAGTCCAACCGACCCGCGGTCGCGCCCGACCAGTACGTCCTCACCCTGTCCTGCCCCGACAAACAGGGCATCGTGCACGCCGTGTCGAGCTACCTCTTCATGACCGGCTGCAACATCGAGGACAGTCAGCAGTTCGGCGACCACGACACGGGACTGTTCTTCATGCGCGTCCACTTCTCGGCGGAGGCCCCGGTGACCGTGGACAAGCTGCGGGCGAGCTTCGCGGCGATCGGTGACGCCTTCCACATGGAGTGGCAGCTCAACCGGGCCGACGAGAAGATGCGCGTCGTCCTGATGGTCAGCAAGTTCGGCCACTGCCTGAACGACCTGCTGTTCCGGTCGCGGATCGGGGCGCTGCCGGTGGAGATCGCCGCGGTGGTGTCCAACCACACCGACTTCGCCGAACTGGTGGCCTCGTACGACATCCCCTTCCACCACATTCCGGTGACGAGGGACAACAAGCCGCAGGCCGAGGCGCAGCTGCTGGAGCTGGTGCGCGAGGAGAACGTCGAGCTGGTGGTGCTGGCCCGCTATATGCAGGTCCTCTCCGACGACCTCTGCAAGGCGCTCAGCGGACGCATCATCAACATCCACCACTCCTTCCTGCCGAGCTTCAAGGGCGCGAAGCCGTATCACCAGGCCCATGCGAGGGGCGTGAAGCTGATCGGGGCGACCGCGCACTATGTCACCGCGGATCTCGATGAGGGGCCGATCATCGAGCAGGAGGTCGAGCGGGTGGGGCATGACGTCACGCCGGATCAGCTGGTGGCGGTGGGGCGTGATGTGGAGTGCCAGGCGCTGGCGCGGGCGGTTAAGTGGCATGCGGAGCGGAGGATTCTGCTCAATGGGCGACGGACGGTTGTGTTCGCCTAGAGAGGTGGAGGGTTCTCGCGTGCGGCGGCTGCGGGTAGTCGTGGGCTGGTCGCGCAGTTCCCCGCGCCCCTGAAGGGGCGTTCACTGCTCGTGCTTTTTAGGGGCGCGGGGAACTGCGCGAGCAACCCCCACGCACCCGCACCCGCCCTCGCACCCCCAACCCGCCCCTACATCCGGCTCAAGCTCGCCGCAGCGAACAGCACATCCCTGATCGCCTCCCGGTCCCCGACCTGCCCCGCCGCCGCCTCCTGCGGCGATACATGACCCGCCGCCAACCGGCAGAACTCCACGCCGTCCAGCGCGACATGGGCGACCTCACGCTCGGCGGAGCCCAACCCGGGGGAGTCCAGGGGAATCAACCACTCCCCGCCGCCCAGCCCCTCGATCTCCAGCCGCAGGCTGCGACCGGGCTCGCCCACCGGCACGAGATGCCGGCGGTCATCACGGCGACGAGCCGTAAGCACACCCGGCAACATCCGCGCCGCAAGATCGATCATGCCGTGCAGATGGCTCGGCGCGGGCGGCTCGTACGGGTAGTCGACCGCCTCGGCGATGTCCTCCGCGTGGACCCAGCACTCGAACGCCCGGTCCAGCATCGCGTCCCGCAGCGGCAGCTCGCAGGCACCGTACGACACCGGTAGCGAGCCGGAGCTGCCGCCGGTGAAGGACACGGTCCGCACGAGGTCATGGCTCTGCTCCCGCCAGGGACCCCGCACGGACCGGGTGGGCGGGAAGTGGGAGGCCGCCCAGTACGCCTCCGTGCGCTCGGCGGGGGTGGGTGCCGCGGACGGGATGTCGCCCAGGGGGTCGTCCAGGCCGAGGGCGAGGGCGACGAGGCCGTCGACGGTGAGGAGGTGCGCGATGACCCCGGCGACGGTCGTACGCCGGGTCGTCTCCTTGTCGGCCTCGAACCACCGCAGCCGCACGGGCGCGTGCCACTCGGCGTCCCCTATGTCCTGCAGCAGGGCGTCGAGACGGGCGGTCTCGGCGTCGTAGGGACCGGCCCACTCTGGCACCGGGATGCGCGGCGGTCGCCGGTCGAAGGAGACCGTCAGGACGCGGGTGCGCAGGCCCGGGTCGAGGTCGAGGCTCTCCGGGGGGTGCAGCAGCCCGACGGCCTCCCGCAACCGCAGCGCCTCGTCGGCGCAGGTGCCGCAGGTGCCGAGGTGGTCCTCGACGGCCGCCGTCTCCTCCGGTGAGCAGGCGGCCAGCGCCCACGCGCCGAGCAGCGCCTTCAGGACGTGGTGCTCAAGCGCCGGCGGGGCGGGCCGCGGCACCAGGTCGCCCAGTTCCTCCAGCGACGGCAGCGGCCGCCCGCCGTCCTCGACGGAGGAGCGCGGCAGGGGTATGCGAGGCGGATGGCCGGGCTCTCGCCCACGGCCGGGGTCGTCCCCGCCGCCGCCGCCGCTGCCGGGGCCGTCGGGTCCGTCCGCGCTGCCCGGGCCGCCGGGCTGCTCCTTCTCGTGCCCGGGGTCGTCGTAGCCACCGCCGTTGCCCGGGCCGTCGGGTCCGTCCGCGCTGCCCGGGCCGCCGGGCCCGGTCACCTCCGGGCGGCCCTCGTCGTCCGGGACGCCGTGCTGCTCCTTCGCGTGGCCGGGGCCGTCGGGTCCGCCCGCGCTGCCCGGACCGTCGGATCCGCCCGCGCCGCCGGGCCCGGTCACCTCCGGGCGGTCCTCGTCGTCCGGGACGCCGTGCTGCTCCTTCGCGTGGCCGGGGCCGTCGTAGCCGCCGCCGTTACCGGGGCCGTTGGATCCGCCGCCGGGCCCGGGGCCGTCGTAGCCGCCGTGCCCCGCGTCGCCGTATCCCTCGTGGTTGTCGTACGCCTCGAACCGCTCCGGGCCGGTCACATGGCACCCCCGTATCCCGAGGGCGGCCCGGGGGCGCCGGCGTCATGGGCGGTGGACAGGAGTTGCAGGCCGAGGCGGAGGCGGCGGCGGGCCTCGTCCTCGGTGACGCCGAGGTCGGCGGCGGTCTGGCGGTAGTCGCGGCGCTGGAAGTAGGCCAGCTCCAGTGCGGTGCGCAGGGGGACGGGCATGGCCTGGACGATGTAGTCGGCGCGGGCGGCGACGGAGGCCTGTCGGACCTTGCGCTCCAGGTCCTCGGTGGAGCCGCCGCCCTGGGTGAGGGCGGCGGTCTCGGTGGCGCGCAGCCGCTGCACGGCCAGGCGATGGGTCAGCGTGGCGACCCAGGAGCGCAGCGGGCCCTGCTTGGGGTCGTACGCCTCCGGGTGCTGCCAGACGTGGGCGAAGACGTCCCTGGTGATGCCGTCGGCCGCGCGCTCGTCGCCGAGGACGCGGTGGGCGAGGCCGTGCACGAGCGAAGCGAAACGGTCGTACAGCTCACCGAGGGCCGCCGCCTCTCCGCGTGCGAGCCGCTGCTGCATCTTGCGGTCCCAGCGGGGCGGCGCGTCCTTCTTCGCCATACGGCCCCCTCACCCTGCTCTTCTCCGGTCCGGCCTGCGTCCACCGTCATCTCGAATGTAGTCGGCACCTCTGACAACGCACGCCCCTTTGTGCCAATGGGCGCTCCCTGCGGAGGCGCAGGTGGTAGTGCACCTTCCGGGCCCCGTCCGCCCCCGTGCCTTCGCGCGCCTACCCACTCCCGGGGCCATCAGACCCGATCGAACAGGATCGAATACGACTGAAACAAGCCTGTTCTGATCGGTTTCCGTTTCCAGTACCTGGTTTCGGGGAACGGCCGCTGGGCAGCCGCGCTGCAAGGAAGCGTAGGTGAGGCTTCCGTTTCCGGCGAGCGAAGGGCCTGGTGGTGGCGTTCTACGTGACCGGCGACAAGCAGGGCGAGTGGGCCGTGCTCCAAGTGTCGGGCGAACTGGACCTGGTGACGTCGCCCGTGCTGCGGCAGCGGGTGCACGACGTGGTGGCCGAGGGCCGGCACAGTCTCGTCCTCGACCTCTCCGAGGTCTTCTTCTGCGATTCCAGCGGCGTCGGCGTGCTCATCGGCTCCCGCCGCCTCATCCGCTCCTGCCAGGGCAGCCTGCGGCTGATACTGCCCGCCCAGGGGGCCGTGGACGGCTCCCACGTCAACAGGGTGCTCGGTGCCCTCGGCGTACGCCGTCTGTTCGAGGTGTACCCGGACGTGGCGGCGGCGGTCGACGAGGGGGCCGAACCGCTCTCGGCGTGACCCGGCGCTACCGGATCTCCGCACTCGGTGCACGTCACACCGCCGCTCTGCCACGTCGTTGTCGCAAAATTAGCCCGGTCTTGGCACAAGCGACGTTTTCCGCGCCAAGGCCGCTCCGGGCGTCGTACGCTCCCTGCCAGTACGCACCCCACGTGACGTAAGGCGGCACGAACAGACATGGTCAGCAGCGAGTACGAGGGCAAGATCGCCGCCCGGTTCGCCACCTTCGACCAGGACGGCAACGGCTACATCGACCGTGAGGACTTCAGCGCGGCGGCCAAGCGGCTGCTCGCCGAGTTCGGTACGGCGGC contains:
- the purU gene encoding formyltetrahydrofolate deformylase, encoding MNEQSNRPAVAPDQYVLTLSCPDKQGIVHAVSSYLFMTGCNIEDSQQFGDHDTGLFFMRVHFSAEAPVTVDKLRASFAAIGDAFHMEWQLNRADEKMRVVLMVSKFGHCLNDLLFRSRIGALPVEIAAVVSNHTDFAELVASYDIPFHHIPVTRDNKPQAEAQLLELVREENVELVVLARYMQVLSDDLCKALSGRIINIHHSFLPSFKGAKPYHQAHARGVKLIGATAHYVTADLDEGPIIEQEVERVGHDVTPDQLVAVGRDVECQALARAVKWHAERRILLNGRRTVVFA
- a CDS encoding sigma-70 family RNA polymerase sigma factor, whose protein sequence is MAKKDAPPRWDRKMQQRLARGEAAALGELYDRFASLVHGLAHRVLGDERAADGITRDVFAHVWQHPEAYDPKQGPLRSWVATLTHRLAVQRLRATETAALTQGGGSTEDLERKVRQASVAARADYIVQAMPVPLRTALELAYFQRRDYRQTAADLGVTEDEARRRLRLGLQLLSTAHDAGAPGPPSGYGGAM
- a CDS encoding zf-HC2 domain-containing protein: MTGPGGPGSADGPDGPGNGGGYDDPGHEKEQPGGPGSADGPDGPGSGGGGGDDPGRGREPGHPPRIPLPRSSVEDGGRPLPSLEELGDLVPRPAPPALEHHVLKALLGAWALAACSPEETAAVEDHLGTCGTCADEALRLREAVGLLHPPESLDLDPGLRTRVLTVSFDRRPPRIPVPEWAGPYDAETARLDALLQDIGDAEWHAPVRLRWFEADKETTRRTTVAGVIAHLLTVDGLVALALGLDDPLGDIPSAAPTPAERTEAYWAASHFPPTRSVRGPWREQSHDLVRTVSFTGGSSGSLPVSYGACELPLRDAMLDRAFECWVHAEDIAEAVDYPYEPPAPSHLHGMIDLAARMLPGVLTARRRDDRRHLVPVGEPGRSLRLEIEGLGGGEWLIPLDSPGLGSAEREVAHVALDGVEFCRLAAGHVSPQEAAAGQVGDREAIRDVLFAAASLSRM
- a CDS encoding SCO4402 family protein, with product MTVQGSENSSRRGRRSSTMGGMPLNDMPWWRWRSNVRSALHMLSDPVFQREVWLAGVDGYGDVTDAVYRLVEDTWLDNWSAEKYVGTIFRDSQEAALVDTAVLRVLRIMHQVGPDAPVSAYLENQAWPEAVRAARDAHVRLAASDGDDPDTPPRSLEVLQIMTRSA
- a CDS encoding STAS domain-containing protein, yielding MVVAFYVTGDKQGEWAVLQVSGELDLVTSPVLRQRVHDVVAEGRHSLVLDLSEVFFCDSSGVGVLIGSRRLIRSCQGSLRLILPAQGAVDGSHVNRVLGALGVRRLFEVYPDVAAAVDEGAEPLSA
- a CDS encoding ABC transporter substrate-binding protein; amino-acid sequence: MTGRRHHRKTDLPTFTRPVRSTVRRAAALVACASLAVGCGVVPGVSGGAGDDTITVMTWAPSETGATNKPGMPALALAYARWVNASGGINGHKLKVLICNDHNDTVDAANCGRRAVKENVVAVVGSYSQYSDSFFPPLEGAGIPYIGGYGLTESEFTSPLSYPVNGGQPALLAGLGQALAKNCGRVALVRPDTIAGDELPPMLNSGLKAGGHAPTGNQLAKDDATEYSAPAERALEYATADSAETGCVVPALGDRTSTFMDSFRRARADYPDVRAGTVLGSVDQSVINQSGGASSPYEGSFITGWYPVSTDKRWDEMKQVINKHAFGDNRIDTGDVGVQTTWIAYTVFKAVVESLGDGEVSGDSVRKALDGGLKVSTDGLTPTLRWQFQDKLASIGLPRMVNADVTLQVVRKGQLVAARKGSTDMTDTLKQADVS